A single region of the Phycisphaerae bacterium RAS1 genome encodes:
- the pkn1_2 gene encoding Serine/threonine-protein kinase pkn1: protein MKPPRPFRMLLLPALLLAAAAAARANNPPVVSNVTAAQRADASRLVDVYYTLADADGDACTVWAMVSSDGGTTFKVPARTFTGHVGAGITPGSNRHIIWDAGADIPGAVLGNVKVRVFADDGNGLAPMVLVPGSHFMMGDPWSEGGAEERPVHEVWVSTFRIDKYEVTNAFYCQFLNFGGNDDHWDANQKILRSGVSGAYFYAPMSGFANHPVVYVNHTDATHFCDWRSAIEGLPVGTYRLPTEAQWEKAAGWDPDLNRHWRFGEHTDGGGPTVLDGRRANYANSGDPYDNGTTPVGYYNGSTYGSYTTQDAKSYYGCYDMSGNVWEWCYDWYSAIYYSSSPSSDPTGPTSGTNRVLRGGTWTNPVADCRSSMRTSDSPTNRVSRYGFRCSNGTP from the coding sequence ATGAAACCGCCCCGCCCGTTTCGGATGCTCCTTCTTCCCGCCCTCCTGCTCGCCGCCGCCGCCGCGGCCCGGGCCAACAACCCGCCGGTCGTCTCGAACGTCACCGCCGCCCAGCGGGCCGACGCCTCGCGCCTGGTGGACGTGTATTACACGCTCGCCGACGCCGACGGCGACGCCTGCACCGTCTGGGCCATGGTCAGCAGCGACGGCGGGACGACCTTTAAGGTGCCCGCCCGCACGTTCACCGGCCACGTCGGCGCGGGCATCACCCCCGGCAGCAACCGCCACATCATCTGGGACGCGGGCGCGGACATCCCCGGGGCCGTCCTGGGCAACGTCAAGGTGCGCGTCTTCGCCGACGACGGCAACGGTTTGGCCCCGATGGTCCTTGTGCCCGGCAGCCATTTCATGATGGGCGACCCGTGGAGTGAAGGAGGCGCGGAGGAGCGCCCGGTGCACGAGGTCTGGGTCTCCACATTTCGCATCGACAAGTACGAAGTGACCAACGCGTTCTACTGCCAGTTCCTCAACTTTGGTGGAAACGACGACCACTGGGACGCGAATCAGAAGATTCTGCGCTCCGGCGTCTCGGGCGCTTATTTCTACGCCCCCATGTCCGGCTTCGCCAACCACCCCGTGGTGTACGTGAATCACACCGACGCGACACACTTCTGCGACTGGCGCAGCGCGATCGAGGGGCTGCCGGTCGGCACGTATCGCCTGCCGACCGAGGCCCAGTGGGAAAAGGCCGCCGGCTGGGATCCGGACCTGAACCGGCACTGGCGCTTCGGCGAGCACACGGACGGCGGCGGCCCGACGGTGCTCGACGGTCGGCGCGCGAATTACGCCAACAGCGGCGACCCCTACGACAACGGCACGACGCCCGTCGGCTACTACAACGGCTCGACCTATGGGAGCTACACGACGCAGGACGCCAAGAGCTACTACGGCTGCTACGACATGAGCGGGAATGTGTGGGAGTGGTGCTATGACTGGTATTCGGCCATCTACTATTCCAGTTCGCCGTCGAGCGACCCGACCGGACCGACCTCAGGTACCAACCGTGTCCTGCGCGGCGGGACGTGGACCAACCCCGTCGCGGACTGCCGCTCGTCCATGCGCACCAGCGACTCGCCGACGAACCGCGTCTCCCGCTACGGGTTTCGGTGTTCGAACGGGACTCCATAA